The Thermococcus sibiricus MM 739 DNA window TAAAAGATTGGGAGCTTGCCCATAGAATAAGGGGGGAGTACTTCAGCGAATACGCTGCCTCATTGTCTCTTATGAGTGCCAAAATGGTTATCAAAAATGCGGACATTATAAGGTTGAGCAATGAAGAGAGTGTTCGGAAAGTGATAAAAGCTCTAATTTCAAGCGGCGTTGCCATGAGTATAGCAGGTTCATCAAGGCCTGCCAGCGGAGCTGAACATCTATTTAGCCATGCATTGGATGCAATAGCTCCAAAACCTGCATTACATGGAGAACAATGTGGGGTCGGAACAATAATAATGGCATACTTACATGGTCTCAACTGGAAGAAGATTAGAGAAACATTAAAGAGGGTTGGAGCACCAACTAATGCATATGAACTTGAGATCGATCCAGGGTTTATAATTGAAGCCTTGACTATTGCTCACACTATCCGGCCTGAGAGGTATACAATTTTAGGTAAGGACGGCCTAACAAAGGAGGCCGCTGAAAAGGCAGCTAAAATAACTGGAGTAATATGATCATATTTCATAGGAGGTGTTAAAATGACAATCACGTTGGTTGGGGAAAAGCTTGCAAAACCGGGAGTTGAATTCATTTATTATGGGCCAGCTGACCCATGTAAAAGTTGCAGGCTTGCAAGAGTTTGTGTAGGAAATTTGGAGCCAGGAAGGAGGTACAAGGTTGTCCGGGTTAGGAACATAGAGCACTCATGCCCACTGCACGAGGGTAAGGTTAGAGTGGTCGAGGTTATTGAGCCAGCAATAGAAGTAGCAATAGAACCACGGGTTGCAATAGTGGGTTCAAAAATAAAATTAAGTTTTGTTGAATGCAATGACCCTGAAAAACAGAGCCTTACTAGGCCAGAAGGCCTATTTGAGGGTGATATCGTCAAGATTCTTGAAATTTCAGATGATTTTGAATGTGATGAAAAGCACTACAAAGTTGCCCGTGTTATGCGGGAAAAGGAATAATTACTTCTTCTTTTCTATCTTTGTAAATGCTATTATCTCTTCTCCAAAAGTTTTCACTTTATATGCTCTCATCTCTCCACGGAGAAAGAATTTTATTGCTTTCATGAGCTTTTCTTGTCGTATCAAAGTTTCTTGAGCTTTTTCAATACTGATTGCTTTGAATCTAATTCTCTCTCCGGGTCTTTTTTGGGCAACTTTTGGAATATCCACTCTTGCCACGACTCCAATCTTTGCATATCCTCCAGTAGTCTGTCTATCTGCGAGCATTATGATCGGTTTTCCATTTTTTGGTACTTGAATCGAGCCAGGGGGAATTGCATCTGTTATTATGTCCGCTCCCTTGTCAGAGTGCTCTATCTTTGGCCCTTCCAGACGGTAACCCATTCTATCGGATTCGGAAGTCACGGTATATTCTGATGTTAGGAAGGTTTCTATCCCTCTTTTGGTGAAGTGTTCCTCTTGAGGACCAAGGATAACCCTAACTGTATTTTCCTTTTCATATTTTGGAACAAATTCTTTTGGTAGCTGTTTTCCTTCTTTACCAGTTAAAATTGCATAACCAAGTTTAAGCTTATCTCCAGAGCTCAAGGGTTTTCCAAAGTTTGCTCTTAAGTATGTAGAACAACTGCCTAAAATTGGTTCACATGCGATTCCTCCAGCAAACGCTATATACCCATACATTCCTGATTTGAGGATACCTATCTCAAGTATATCTCCTCTTTTTGCCCAATAGCTTTTCCATGCTTCTACTGGCTGGCCATTAAGCTTTACTTCTACATCTCCACCTATCGCAAAAACGGCCGAGGAATGGAACTTTATGGTGGGCCCGTGTAATACGAACTCTAGGAGTGGAGTGTTATCTTCATTACCTACAAGATAATTTGCTAGTCTTGCAGAAACCTCATCCATCACACCACTAACGGGAACTCCAAAACTCTGATAACTATATCTTCCCAAATCCTGAATAGTTGTTAGTGAAGGAACGTTAACAAGTTCTATCACTGCTCTTCACCCCACTCCTGCTTATAGATTTCCCAGAACTTCTCTTCGCCTATGGGTACAAACTTAACGTAATCACCTGCTTTGACTATGCTAGGTGGACTTTTTGTGGGGTCAAACGTTTTCAATGGAGTTCTTCCAATTAGCCTCCACCCTCCCGGGCTTTCTATTGCATACCACCCGGTCTGCCTTCCCGCTATGCCAACGCTGCCTGCTGGAACTTTTAAGCGTGGCTTCTCGAGCCTCGGTGTTGCAATTCTCTCGTTCATACCCCCCAAATACGCAAACCCGGGAAGAAATCCGAGCATATATACCCTATAGAGGGGTTTTGAGTGTATCTCTACGACTTCATCGATGGTGAGATTGTTATATTGAGCAACGAACTCTATGTCTGGGCCAAAGTCTCCTCCATAGACAACGGGTATTTTAACTATTCTTTTTTCCTCTTTCTTAGGTTCGGCTGATAAAAAAGGCTTCAGGGCCGCTACTATCTCAGAGTAGGAAATCTTAATAGGATTATAATACACATAAACGCTTGTGTATGTGGGAACAACTTCAACCAGCCATTCTGGGGAGGCATGTTCTATTGTTTCCGCCACGGCATGCACTTTTTTGTTTATCTCTTCGCTAATTTCACTGCCGAAGATTATAGCTATTGCTGAATCGCCAGCGGGTTTGAACTTAGGGAGCATTTGATCACCGTATCAACTCTCTCATCGAAACTATTTTAATTCCTTCTTCTTCGAGACGTTTTCGTAGATAGGCTGTTATCTCCACGGCTTTTGGATTGTCTCCATGGACGCATATTGTATCTGCTCTGAGCTCAACCCACTCTCCATTGATCGATTTTACTCCTCCATCCTTTACCAT harbors:
- the pxpB gene encoding 5-oxoprolinase subunit PxpB yields the protein MLPKFKPAGDSAIAIIFGSEISEEINKKVHAVAETIEHASPEWLVEVVPTYTSVYVYYNPIKISYSEIVAALKPFLSAEPKKEEKRIVKIPVVYGGDFGPDIEFVAQYNNLTIDEVVEIHSKPLYRVYMLGFLPGFAYLGGMNERIATPRLEKPRLKVPAGSVGIAGRQTGWYAIESPGGWRLIGRTPLKTFDPTKSPPSIVKAGDYVKFVPIGEEKFWEIYKQEWGEEQ
- a CDS encoding 5-oxoprolinase subunit C family protein, translated to MIELVNVPSLTTIQDLGRYSYQSFGVPVSGVMDEVSARLANYLVGNEDNTPLLEFVLHGPTIKFHSSAVFAIGGDVEVKLNGQPVEAWKSYWAKRGDILEIGILKSGMYGYIAFAGGIACEPILGSCSTYLRANFGKPLSSGDKLKLGYAILTGKEGKQLPKEFVPKYEKENTVRVILGPQEEHFTKRGIETFLTSEYTVTSESDRMGYRLEGPKIEHSDKGADIITDAIPPGSIQVPKNGKPIIMLADRQTTGGYAKIGVVARVDIPKVAQKRPGERIRFKAISIEKAQETLIRQEKLMKAIKFFLRGEMRAYKVKTFGEEIIAFTKIEKKK
- a CDS encoding UPF0179 family protein; the protein is MTITLVGEKLAKPGVEFIYYGPADPCKSCRLARVCVGNLEPGRRYKVVRVRNIEHSCPLHEGKVRVVEVIEPAIEVAIEPRVAIVGSKIKLSFVECNDPEKQSLTRPEGLFEGDIVKILEISDDFECDEKHYKVARVMREKE